In the Plectropomus leopardus isolate mb chromosome 5, YSFRI_Pleo_2.0, whole genome shotgun sequence genome, one interval contains:
- the vtna gene encoding LOW QUALITY PROTEIN: vitronectin a (The sequence of the model RefSeq protein was modified relative to this genomic sequence to represent the inferred CDS: deleted 2 bases in 2 codons) produces the protein MRLWTVLLLALLAETFAIEESCVGRCENGFDSKKKCQCDSMCKYYKSCCSDYQVTCGRTTRGDTFVFAEDDDDEMFEDITPPTATALNHQLTPTPDFARRPQQHLETTLEMTNPPQLMDTKPDQKIPVTQKTSISQMDPSAQMLPSTAKHPTTDSAETTTVPVTTGTTAAPDPDAVACSGRPFDSFMQLKNGSIYAFRGDYCFELDQKSVLPGYPKLIKDVWGISGPIDAAFTRINCQGKTYIFKGNKYWRFDNGVLDEDYPRDISVGFDKIPDHVDAAFALPAPGHNGKEKVYFFKGDQYYTYEFLHQPSHEECITMSARSPSTLFRRYTDIYYNYERIMSELFSGLPQHHDKHHFIAKDWKGLKSPIDAVMVGRMYVPPWRPSGRRNDDQPDQQWGQQQGQQWNQQGQQWNQQYGQQWGRRRQSRSPLWESMAERGMNMGQEFARRGMEMGLRLAERRMEMEERLGRDWDRHWDQVWDQDRRWDGYRQNNRGNYDSRNDRRNWGSIQRSLPIQSVYFFKGDAYYRVDLKTKRVDFASPPYPRSIAKYWLGCSDTTGAEK, from the exons ATGAGGCTGTGGACCGTCCTGCTGCTCGCTCTGCTCGCTGAGACTTTTGCTATAGAAG AGTCCTGCGTGGGTCGCTGTGAGAATGGCTTTGACTCTAAGAAGAAGTGCCAATGTGACTCCATGTGCAAGTATTACaagagctgctgctctgactATCAGGTCACCTGTGGCAGGACAA CTCGTGGAGACACATTCGTCTTtgcagaggatgatgatgatgagatgtTTGAAGATATCACGCCACCGACTGCCACTGCTTTAAATCATCAGCTGACACCCACACCGGACTTTGCTCGCAGACCACAGCAACACCTAGAAACCACACTAGAAATGACCAACCCCCCTCAACTGATGGACACCAAACCAGATCAGAAAATCCCTGTTACACAGAAAACCTCCATTTCGCAGATGGACCCCTCGGCACAAATGCTCCCCAGCACAGCTAAACACCCTACGACTGATTCAGCTGAGACAACCACTGTTCCTGTCACAACAGGTACCACCGCAGCCCCTGACCCTGACGCCGTGGCCTGCAGTGGGAGGCCTTTTGACTCCTTCATGCAGCTGAAAAATGGCTCTATATACGCCTTCAGAG GGGACTACTGTTTTGAACTGGACCAGAAGTCGGTGCTTCCTGGTTACCCAAAGCTCATAAAGGACGTGTGGGGCATCAGCGGGCCTATTGATGCTGCCTTCACACGCATCAACTGTCAAGGAAAGACTTATATCTTCAAG GGAAACAAGTACTGGAGGTTTGATAACGGCGTGCTGGATGAG GACTATCCTCGAGATATCAGCGTGGGCTTTGACAAAATTCCTGATCATGTGGATGCA GCATTTGCTCTGCCCGCTCCGGGTCACAATGGAAAAGAGAAAGTCTATTTTTTCAAAG GGGATCAGTATTACACGTATGAGTTTTTGCACCAGCCGTCCCACGAGGAGTGCATCACCATGTCTGCGAGGTCTCCGTCCACACTGTTCAGGCGCTACACTGACATATACTACAACTATGAACGCATCATGAGTGAGCTCTTCTCTGGCT tGCCGCAGCATCATGACAAACATCACTTCATTGCCAAGGACTGGAAGGGCCTCAAGTCTCCCATCGATGCTGTCATGGTCGGTAGGATGTACGTCCCTCCTTGGAGGCCAAGTGGACGCCGCAACGACGACCAGCCAGACCAGCAGTGGGGTCAACAGCAGGGCCAGCAGTGGAACCAGCAGGGCCAGCAGTGGAACCAGCAGTATGGACAGCAGTGGGGGCGTAGGAGGCAAAGCCGCTCACCCTTATGGGAGTCCATGGCTGAGCGGGGCATGAACATGGGACAAGAATTCGCACGAAGGGGGATGGAAATGGGTCTAAGGTtggcagagaggaggatggagatggaggagaggctCGGAAGAGACTGGGACAGACATTGGGATCAAGTCTGGGACCAGGACAGACGGTGGGATGGCTACCGACAGAACAACAGAGGCAACTATGACTCCAGAAATGACAGAAGGAACTGGGGGTCCATCCAGCGGAGTCTGCCCATACAGAGCGTCTACTTCTTTAAAGGAG atGCTTACTACAGAGTGGACCTCAAGACCAAGAGAGTTGACTTTGCGTCGCCTCCATATCCAAGATCCATTGCCAAGTACTGGCTCGGCTGTTCAGACACCACTGGGGCAGAAAAGTAG
- the sarm1 gene encoding NAD(+) hydrolase SARM1 gives MLLSLTLFLWRLYRHFSIMFSSDRLTVPEYVSRLQRGRSGSSPDPRAVSPGISADVQAVLDSSLPALRCAIRRLKSAKETSDSDETRRAIAELYQLVEEAWVLPTVGRQVAEEICNRIRLDGGLELLLQLQQTPAVEITYESAKLLEQILISENRDYVARMGLGVILNLTRHQEDAQLARSVSGILEHMFKHTEETSVHLISNGALDALLFWCRGTDPTVLRHCAVALANCAMYGGHRCQRWMIEKQAAEWLFPLAFSKEDELIRFHACLAVTVLAANKEIEKEVVKSGTLELVEPFIASLDPDDFARSLLDSADCMQGKTAADLQHLLPLLDGTRLEGKCIAAFYLCVETSIKSRQRNTKIFQEIGAVQSLKRIVMYSSNGTACSLAKRALSMMGEEVPKRILSCVPNWKTCEVQTWLQQIGFSAFCDRFQELQVDGDLLLNITDQELSSDLGMTAGLTRKRFLRDLRVLKTYANYSTCDPNNMADWLVDVDPRFRQYTYGLVQSGVDRNNVQSLTDLQLQQDCYIDNGVHRAKILSATRRPFKPCHTDAQPAGPDVFISYRRTTGSQLASLLKVHLQVRGYSVFIDVEKLEAGKFQDKLIQSVQRARNFILVLSANALDKCMGDADMKDWVHKEIVTALAGKKNIVPVTDNFQWPDPMSLPEDMRAILNFNGIKWSHEYQEATIEKILRFLKGHQDQIDSADASKTQKKK, from the exons ATGCTCTTGTCTCTGACTCTCTTCCTGTGGAGGCTCTACCGACATTTCTCCATCATGTTCAGCTCAGACAGACTCACAGTCCCGGAGTATGTCAGCCGGCTTCAGAGAGGTAGGAGCGGCTCCAGCCCCGACCCTAGAGCAGTTTCTCCGGGGATCAGTGCGGACGTCCAGGCGGTTCTGGACAGCTCCCTCCCCGCCCTGCGCTGCGCCATCAGGAGGCTGAAGTCAGCCAAGGAGACCTCCGATTCAGACGAGACCCGCAGGGCCATCGCGGAGCTCTACCAGCTGGTGGAGGAGGCCTGGGTTTTGCCCACTGTAGGCCGTCAGGTGGCCGAGGAGATCTGCAACAGGATCCGGCTCGATGGAGgcctggagctgctgctgcagctgcaacagACACCTGCTGTGGAGATCACCTATGAGTCTGCAAAACTGCTGGAGCAGATACTGATTTCTGAGAACAG AGATTATGTTGCCCGTATGGGTCTGGGTGTCATCCTCAACCTGACTCGACATCAGGAAGATGCACAACTGGCTCGCAGTGTCTCTGGGATCCTGGAGCACATGTTCAAACACACCGAGGAGACGTCTGTCCACCTCATCTCTAACGGTGCCCTGGATGCCCTCCTCTTCTGGTGTCGAGGTACAGACCCCACTGTGCTGCGCCACTGCGCTGTGGCACTAGCAAACTGTGCCATGTATGGAGGCCACCGCTGCCAGCGATGGATGATTGAGAAACAGGCAGCCGAGTGGCTTTTCCCGCTGGCCTTTTCAAAAGAGGACGAACTTATTCGTTTCCACGCGTGTCTGGCTGTGACTGTGTTAGCTGCAAACAAAGAAATTGAGAAAGAGGTGGTGAAATCTGGAACCTTGGAGCTGGTGGAGCCATTCATCGCATCTTTAGATCCGGATGACTTTGCCCGCAGTTTATTAGACAGTGCAGACTGCATGCAGGGTAAGACGGCAGCCGATCTGCAGCATCTTTTGCCATTACTGGATGGCACAAGACTGGAGGGAAAGTGCATCGCAGCCTTTTACCTTTGTGTTGAGACCAGCATCAAGTCTCGGCAGCGCAACACAAAG ATATTCCAAGAGATTGGCGCAGTGCAGAGCCTGAAAAGAATCGTCATGTACTCTAGTAACGGCACAGCCTGCTCTCTTGCCAAGCGGGCGCTGAGCATGATGGGGGAGGAAGTGCCGAAACGTATCCTGTCATGTGTGCCTAACTGGAAAACCTGTGAGGTGCAAACCTGGCTGCAGCAGATTGGCTTTAGTGCCTTTTGTGACCGATTCCAG GAGCTGCAGGTGGATGGAGACCTCCTGCTGAACATCACAGACCAGGAACTTAGCTCTGATCTGGGCATGACTGCAGGACTCACTCGCAAGAG GTTTTTGAGAGACTTGCGTGTATTGAAGACTTACGCCAACTACTCAACATGTGACCCAAACAACATGGCTGACTGGTTAGTTGATGTAGACCCTCGTTTCCGTCAGTACACCTATGGCCTGGTCCAATCAGGAGTGGATCGCAACAACGTCCAGAGCCTGACGGATCTGCAGCTCCAGCAGGACTGCTACATAGACAACGGAGTCCACAGAGCCAAGATACTCTCTGCTACCCGAAGGCCCTTTAAACCATGCCACACTGACGCCCAGCCTGCAGGGCCCGACGTGTTCATCAGTTACCGGCGGACCACCGGCTCCCAGTTGGCCAG CCTCCTGAAGGTGCACCTGCAGGTTCGAGGATACAGCGTCTTCATAGATGTGGAAAAGCTGGAGGCTGGTAAATTTCAGGACAAACTGATCCAAAGCGTACAGCGAGCACGCAACTTCATCCTAGTCCTGTCCGCCAATGCGCTCGACAAGTGCATGGGTGATGCTGACATGAAGGATTGGGTGCATAAG gagATAGTCACAGCCTTGGCTGGTAAGAAGAACATAGTTCCTGTCACAGATAACTTCCAGTGGCCTGATCCCATGTCCCTGCCGGAAGACATGAGAGCAATTCTCAACTTCAATGGCATCAA ATGGTCCCATGAATATCAGGAGGCCACGATCGAGAAGATCCTTCGCTTTCTGAAAGGACACCAAGACCAAATCGATAGCGCGGACGCCTCCAAAAcgcagaaaaagaaataa
- the LOC121943772 gene encoding ectonucleoside triphosphate diphosphohydrolase 2-like — MTLHQHCQIVSAVVLLILAIVGILLVVLPAKDVETAENMYGIVMDAGSSHSSMYIYKWPADKQNGTGIVSQHSECHGDGGGISSFAYVPGGAAESLKACLNQAVKDIPKSRHHQTQLYLGATAGMRLLNITSPTEAKRILKEVENKLRSYPFNFKDATMLSGTEEGAYGWVTVNYLLENFVKYGFVGRWLNPDRETVGALDLGGASTQITFETPEKIEAKENMIELMLYGQTHRLYTQSFLCYGQEQILQRLLAHLIKTQGLGPVVTNPCYPREFKSSIKLGEDVFDSPCTKMYRPVQFDPQMSLSVVGTGDYRGCRDNLNQMFDFKNCSYSKCSFDGVFQPNVRGSFLAFSALFFIIDEIQLLTNISITSHSHLEAAVIQICNMTISELTSEPNLEEKYMKNTCAMSNYIQILLKQGYGFDERYFSSISFRGEVGHASTGWTLGYMLVLSNMVPSESLELMKALPLQPWGGILFLFIAILLIALGYLLMTIHRNSGTIGGVV; from the exons ATGACTCTCCACCAGCACTGTCAAATCGTCTCTGCGGTTGTGCTGCTGATATTGGCAATAGTGGGTATTCTGTTGGTGGTCCTTCCAGCTAAAGACGTGGAAACAGCTGAGAACATG TATGGGATTGTTATGGATGCAGGTTCATCGCACAGTTCCATGTACATCTACAAATGGCCTGCTGACAAGCAAAATGGCACTGGGATTGTTAGCCAGCACAGCGAGTGTCATGGAGATG GTGGAGGGATATCCAGCTTTGCATATGTCCCTGGTGGTGCAGCAGAAAGTCTGAAGGCCTGTCTGAACCAAGCTGTCAAGGATATCCCGAAATCCAGGCACCACCAAACTCAACTCTATCTGGGAGCAACTGCAGGCATGAGACTCTTGAA CATAACCAGTCCCACAGAGGCCAAGCGGATACTGAAGGAAGTGGAAAACAAACTTCGCTCTTACCCTTTCAACTTCAAAGATGCAACCATGCTGAGTGGAACGGAGGAGGGGGCTTACGGTTGGGTCACAGTCAACTACTTACTTGAAAACTTTGTCAAG TATGGCTTTGTTGGGCGCTGGCTGAATCCAGACAGAGAGACGGTTGGAGCTTTGGATTTAGGTGGAGCTTCCACACAGATCACTTTTGAGACCCCCGAAAAGATAGAGGCCAAGGAAAATATGATTGAGCTGATGCTTTACGGACAAACCCACAGACTATACACCCAGAGCTTCCTGTGCTACGGCCAAGAGCAGATCCTGCAGAGACTGCTGGCTCATCTTATCAAG ACTCAAGGTCTAGGACCTGTAGTGACCAATCCCTGTTATCCACGAGAGTTCAAAAGCTCCATCAAGCTTGGAGAGGATGTCTTTGATTCTCCGTGTACTAAGATGTACAGACCAGTCCAGTTTGACCCCCAGATGTCTCTATCAGTAGTGGGCACAGGAGATTACCGAGGCTGCCGGGACAATTTAAATCAGATGTTCGACTTCAAAAACTGCTCTTACTCTAAGTGCTCCTTTGATGGAGTCTTTCAGCCTAACGTGAGAGGAAGCTTCTTG GCATTCTCTGCTCTCTTCTTCATTATCGACGAAATCCAACTTCTCACCAACATCTCCATTACGTCCCATAGCCATCTGGAGGCAGCAGTCATACAAATCTGCAACATGACCATCTCTGAG CTGACTAGTGAACCAAATCTGGAAGAGAAATACATGAAGAATACCTGCGCCATGTCCAATTACATCCAGATCCTACTAAAGCAGGGCTATGGTTTCGATGAGCGCTACTTTTCTTCCATCTCATTTCGGGGAGAG GTGGGGCATGCATCTACAGGCTGGACTTTGGGATATATGTTGGTTCTGAGCAATATGGTTCCATCAGAGAGCCTTGAACTGATGAAGGCTCTGCCCCTACAGCCCTGGGGTGGtatcctcttcctcttcatcgcCATCCTCCTCATTGCTTTGGGATACCTACTGATGACGATCCACAGAAACTCAGGGACTATAGGAGGTGTGGTGTAA
- the scarf1 gene encoding scavenger receptor class F member 1 translates to MKLLLRALSALLCCLLCSSQTLDPAGRNVCHNIRDPSTLVCCNGWRQDGDECTIPVCEGEQACLKGEICVYPGVCRCPPGFYGAHCKTSCPPEFWASDCRQVCQCHPHGRCHPVTGECTCNPNRWGLLCQYTCKCSRHGHCHPVHGNCTCDEGWWTPTCSKPCQCVSGGSTGPGCDQLTGRCQCNRGHWGLKCPVPCNCYMSPCNQRSGVCECEAGWWGPSCDRRCICDLTHSSCDLANGQCLCHPGFHGDFCNQPCDAGKYGSGCLRNCGYCKDNQPCSATDGACEACEPGWNGTRCDHPCPSGSYGAGCQEKCPRCRNNEPCDPKTGKCWRCDPGWTGPRCEEACSNGMFGDACSFLCSPCFHGNCHYVTGRCMCQPGFQGESCNSSCPALQFGLNCSFTCDCGEGVSCDPVTGVCPNSGRAAVLAGVLVPLLLLLLAVLFCCLCCGGGPVDGKDRAAVADGGLSVRMKYHVYSVLANIGAALPCISNWSSGLPRVTVSHHDPELTFNHSFIEPPSSGWVTEGSSFDSDEEEGEALYCVPPREDIPAVAGGEFQEMSSKCNMFLDPSGFSSEDITSPFNIPRTSSNAKSKRPSVSFAEGTRFSPKERRGSAQDPGALPGHTRNKPKSPWGVLMLSALQSPGSAARTGEEDRAEGEEEKDKVDEQPTDNQESNCEAGDQEVDRTPSRATLQVPGASGRRRTMSNTAAHKGTQPTSASDAQVLNKVTTVYVTVGKAGRPMSKTETSSEGPVQAMLRRLGSLQRQKEESGRSKSKTAEGITKPPRRKLGARASVWEQGGPPAGEVGICKPIRRKHASDTAGANDTPSSESGTPKRPLSSILKSVPEVNSADSGSDLRSEGGDTSTGKTEGTYLTVGPAGDAVSLTEVIANEGAVASVSDEPCYENVMIKHT, encoded by the exons ATGAAGCTTCTCCTCAGAGCTCTgagtgctctgctctgctgcttgCTGTGCTCCTCACAAACACTGGATCCTGCTGGGAGGAACGTCTGCCACAATATCAG gGACCCCTCCACCCTAGTCTGTTGCAATGGATGGCGTCAAGACGGAGATGAGTGCACCATAC CTGTGTGTGAGGGTGAGCAGGCCTGCCTGAAAGGGGAGATTTGTGTGTATCCCGGAGTGTGTCGCTGCCCACCTGGCTTCTACGGAGCTCACTGTAAAACAA GCTGTCCTCCTGAGTTCTGGGCTTCAGACTGTCGACAGGTGTGTCAGTGCCACCCACACGGTCGCTGTCACCCCGTCACCGGTGAGTGCACTTGCAACCCCAACCGCTGGGGTCTGCTGTGTCAGTACACCTGCAAGTGCTCCCGACATGGCCACTGCCATCCCGTCCATGGAAACTGCACCTGTGACGAGGGCTGGTGGACGCCAACTTGCTCAAAGCCGTGCCAGTGCGTCAGCGGGGGGTCTACGGGCCCGGGCTGCGACCAGCTAACAGGCCGCTGTCAGTGCAATAGAGGCCACTGGGGACTGAAATGCCCCGTTCCTTGTAACTGCTACATGTCACCATGTAACCAGCGCAgcggtgtgtgtgagtgcgagGCAGGGTGGTGGGGACCCAGCTGTGACCGGCGATGTATATGTGAcctcacacacagcagctgtgaCCTAGCTAACGGGCAGTGCTTGTGCCACCCGGGGTTTCACGGGGACTTCTGCAACCAGCCCTGTGACGCTGGGAAATACGGCAGTGGCTGTCTAAGGAA TTGTGGTTACTGTAAAGACAACCAGCCCTGCTCTGCCACTGATGGCGCCTGTGAAGCCTGCGAGCCCGGCTGGAACGGTACGAGATGTGACCACCCGTGCCCGTCTGGTTCTTATGGTGCCGGCTGCCAGGAGAAGTGTCCACGCTGCAGGAATAACGAACCCTGTGACCCAAAAACTGGGAAATGTTGGAGGTGTGACCCTGGATGGACTGGACCcag GTGTGAGGAGGCCTGCTCTAACGGGATGTTTGGAGATGCCTGCAGCTTCCTGTGCAGCCCTTGTTTCCATGGTAACTGCCACTATGTGACGGGAAGATGTATGTGCCAGCCAGGCTTTCAGGGAGAGAG ctgTAACAGCAGCTGCCCCGCCCTGCAGTTTGGCCTCAACTGTTCCTTCACATGTGACTGTGGAGAGGGGGTCAGCTGTGACCCAGTCACTGGTGTCTGTCCCAACA gtggcAGAGCAGCTGTACTGGCTGGTGTGCTGGTTCCTTTGCTCCTGTTGCTCCTTGCTGTGCtcttctgctgtttgtgttgtggaGGAGGACCAGTTGATGGCAAAGACAG AGCGGCGGTTGCTGATGGAGGCTTATCAGTTCGGATGAAATATCATGTCTACAGCGTCCTGGCTAACATCGGTGCTGCCCTCCCCTGTATTTCTAATTGGTCCTCTGGCCTGCCTCGAGTCACTG TATCTCACCATGATCCAGAGCTGACGTTCAACCACAGCTTCATTGAGCCTCCTTCCTCTGGCTGGGTGACTGAGGGCTCGTCCTTTGacagtgatgaggaggagggagaggcgCTCTACTGTGTCCCTCCGAGAGAAG ACATCCCTGCGGTGGCGGGCGGTGAGTTCCAGGAGATGAGCTCCAAGTGTAACATGTTTTTAGACCCGTCGGGCTTCAGCAGTGAGGACATCACCTCGCCCTTCAACATCCCTCGCACCTCCAGCAACGCCAAGTCCAAGCGGCCGTCTGTGTCTTTTGCAGAGGGCACCCGTTTTAGCCCCAAGGAGAGGCGTGGCTCAGCTCAGGACCCCGGCGCTCTCCCAGGACACACACGCAACAAACCCAAGTCACCTTGGGGGGTTTTGATGCTGTCTGCGCTCCAAAGTCCAGGGAGTGCTGCTAGAACTGGGGAAGAAGATAGAGCTGAGGGCgaggaggagaaagacaaaGTGGATGAGCAGCCAACAGACAATCAAGAGTCAAACTGTGAGGCAGGGGACCAGGAAGTAGACAGAACCCCTTCTCGGGCCACCCTGCAGGTCCCTGGGGCATCAGGACGAAGACGGACTATGTCCAACACAGCTGCTCATAAAGGGACGCAGCCGACATCAGCCTCTGATGCTCAGGTCTTAAATAAGGTCACCACTGTGTACGTAACGGTGGGTAAGGCAGGTAGGCCCATGTCGAAGACAGAGACGAGCTCTGAAGGCCCCGTTCAGGCCATGCTGCGACGACTCGGCAGCCtccagagacaaaaagaggagTCTGGCAGGTCCAAGTCGAAAACAGCTGAAGGGATTACCAAACCACCGAGGAGGAAGCTCGGCGCTCGAGCGAGCGTGTGGGAGCAGGGAGGGCCGCCTGCAGGGGAGGTCGGCATCTGTAAGCCAATCCGGAGAAAGCATGCTTCTGACACGGCTGGTGCTAATGACACTCCGTCATCAGAGAGCGGCACTCCAAAAAGGCCTCTGTCGTCCATTTTGAAGAGCGTGCCAGAGGTGAATTCAGCTGACTCTGGGTCAGATCTGAGGTCTGAGGGTGGTGATACCAGCACAGGAAAAACTGAGGGGACCTACCTGACTGTGGGACCAGCAGGAGACGCCGTGAGTCTCACTGAGGTCATCGCCAATGAAGGCGCAGTGGCCAGTGTGAGTGATGAACCCTGCTATGAGAATGTCATGATTAAACACACATAA